From uncultured Bacteroides sp., a single genomic window includes:
- a CDS encoding IS3 family transposase gives MFGASKQAYYKHGDAGMEKAAMVRFIVEYVKSVREIDKGIGGEKLWHMYTNYFGASYSIGRDAFMNIIRQYNLNLRRPRKGCRTTNSEHDYPLYPDLIKHLNVNRANQVWVSDITYIRVLDNFCFLSLVTDSYNREIVGAYVGPTLETKHTIEALRQAYQKLNPEERTDLIHHSDRGVQYASFMYTDELKSKGIRISMTENGDPKDNAIAERVNGILKQEFLNHYEFKTIDEVQQAVRQAVEFYNTQRPHRSLDMLTPEQASKKAGYLKKHWVSYKDKYTNTYL, from the coding sequence CTGTTTGGTGCTTCGAAACAAGCCTATTACAAGCATGGTGATGCCGGAATGGAAAAAGCCGCCATGGTTCGTTTTATAGTTGAATATGTGAAAAGTGTCCGTGAGATAGACAAAGGTATCGGCGGTGAGAAGCTGTGGCATATGTATACAAATTACTTTGGTGCAAGTTATAGTATCGGTCGTGATGCTTTTATGAATATTATCCGGCAATATAATTTAAATTTAAGAAGGCCCCGAAAAGGATGTCGTACCACAAATTCAGAGCATGATTATCCGCTCTATCCTGATTTGATAAAGCACCTGAATGTAAACAGGGCTAATCAAGTATGGGTTAGCGATATAACCTATATCCGTGTATTAGATAACTTTTGTTTTTTATCTCTTGTGACAGATTCTTACAACCGTGAGATAGTCGGTGCATACGTTGGTCCTACACTCGAGACTAAGCATACGATTGAAGCGCTTCGGCAAGCCTACCAGAAACTGAATCCTGAAGAAAGAACAGATTTGATTCATCATTCTGACAGAGGAGTTCAATATGCCAGTTTTATGTATACTGATGAGCTCAAATCTAAAGGGATAAGAATTAGTATGACCGAAAACGGAGATCCTAAAGATAACGCCATAGCAGAACGTGTCAATGGTATACTGAAACAGGAATTCTTAAATCATTATGAATTTAAGACTATTGATGAAGTTCAGCAGGCTGTCAGACAAGCTGTAGAATTCTACAATACTCAGAGACCACACAGGAGTCTGGATATGCTCACCCCGGAACAGGCTTCTAAAAAAGCGGGGTATCTGAAAAAACATTGGGTAAGCTATAAAGATAAATATACAAACACATATTTGTAA
- a CDS encoding class I SAM-dependent methyltransferase, with translation MNEFDNKAREWDKESVHWDRSKAIAEGILRMIPIKFNMKALEYGAGTGILSFLLSDTFEEITLMDNSQEMINVIQEKVAKSKSTNLKPLLFNLEQAEFRSDSFDCIFTQMVLHHVFNIELLLNRFYQILNPGGYLVIADLYLEDGSFHGESFTGHNGFDVELLSDSLRKAGFTPIVSEQCFVMKKATGNVLREYPVFLLIAEKSSK, from the coding sequence ATGAATGAATTTGATAACAAAGCACGTGAATGGGATAAAGAGTCCGTTCATTGGGATCGTTCAAAAGCAATAGCAGAAGGAATTTTAAGAATGATTCCCATCAAATTCAATATGAAAGCATTGGAATACGGAGCCGGAACCGGAATATTAAGCTTTCTATTATCGGATACTTTTGAGGAAATCACGCTGATGGACAACTCTCAGGAAATGATAAATGTAATTCAAGAGAAAGTAGCCAAAAGTAAATCAACGAACCTAAAGCCTTTGCTTTTTAATCTTGAGCAAGCGGAGTTTCGCTCTGATTCGTTTGACTGCATATTCACACAGATGGTATTGCATCACGTATTCAATATTGAACTACTACTTAACAGGTTTTATCAAATACTCAATCCTGGGGGATACCTTGTTATAGCTGATTTATATCTTGAGGATGGCTCCTTTCACGGTGAAAGCTTTACCGGTCATAATGGTTTTGATGTGGAACTGCTCAGTGATAGTTTAAGAAAAGCAGGCTTCACTCCTATTGTTTCCGAGCAATGCTTTGTGATGAAAAAAGCTACAGGAAATGTATTACGTGAATATCCAGTATTTCTGCTGATTGCAGAAAAATCCAGCAAATAG
- a CDS encoding T9SS type A sorting domain-containing protein, whose translation MKRRIIFLLIAIVSFSLQAKDFQGIKIYVNPGHGGYDGSNDRNVVTIPYALNDTLGFWESYSNLQKGLALRDLLQANGATVIMSRTLNRDVDDRSLSEIAEEANANNVDAFLSIHSNAVGTNTGTNYPLLLFHGTDTEPTVAASIPMAQAAWPRLIANQLTPWTAYTTSSNIRGDFSFYGNTSGLGVLRPLTVPGFLAECSFHDYGPEAHRLLSKDYKKLDAVSLHRYFCDYFQVDLPSTGVIAGSIKGFNERIKNSKYVYKVGTDDQWLPLNGAKVKLMNAAGDSLDLCQVDTLYNGIFAFYNLQPGSYKLHVEAVNHEAKDTTVTVTAATTTYTKMWLVNPTLPVEEVVYENYPTPVQEAGMVAMNHYKFNAGEAASPDWLQTGNIKKVLYRNEKLYVLTKDPKILVVDAKTTQLIREMKLDGVTGGALTLSDINFSADGKLLACNKDTISSPEEKGRYFKVYVWDNDTIAPSLLFKTQEQGYWFNGIMGETFAVSGPAKKCTIYVPSVTTGVAKGIRVTGFIYEEGAPLGSKFMLDTKYSEALWGKNMKFTISPSGGDYIIVDGENMLPTEYKFDWTLADRSAMINKGVFAEKSGYNLNPLATGNSFFRSAGHVYMVAPNCKSDSTAVGCVLFDVTNGLNNAVKVSDFLPGDGLGTTPATYMAASGYATGYDLSMMVLAEKQGMTRMTTVATGAIADIYASELSSSTNENGYSLKFTLNENATNVEAIISNNEGVLKTINAGAMSKGAQSISVAKSDLPQGTYSWSIKAVADPVDRPVKISDNSKSQMQFYSPRGVAVDNSFNSPFFGRVYATETAPGTVTNRATKDGVYILNAALEDVTSQGAASYAGGVTWGASSSPMRLSVAEDGRVFINDWSDAHPGVWIMDPANPSSTFIPVFSGLTKAASGLSSKDGVNVHGSIVHCWVTGTKEDTKLYTFDEDYIDATATSVGNLLQYNIGTLSTPWQQAPSKVVYDDALNGNLQQNMNSCIAPDGREGWWISQYRAEDAATIPSLIHVGVDGMVDFNSGINPLLVENSVSGGMAVSYDGKTLAMGCKDEVKIFNVSFSDKGIPTLTKLHSIKPAMGANSAGLSIDRSGNVYVISNTSERLGVWALPKADNSFTTPAPEQYKLVVLNTGEMNVTKGINIRLYPNPITDKLIIDSQDEEILQIDIYDMNGRSIILEKAGSTHAELNVSNLQKGLYLIKIQTKAGDYKQKIIKK comes from the coding sequence ATGAAAAGAAGAATTATTTTTCTGTTAATTGCAATTGTTTCCTTCTCGTTGCAAGCGAAAGATTTTCAAGGAATAAAAATATATGTAAATCCGGGACATGGAGGTTATGATGGGTCTAATGATCGTAATGTAGTTACTATACCATATGCATTAAACGACACTCTTGGTTTCTGGGAATCTTACAGCAATCTGCAAAAAGGTCTGGCACTAAGAGATTTGCTTCAGGCTAATGGTGCTACTGTGATAATGTCCAGAACACTTAACAGAGATGTAGACGACCGGTCTCTTTCTGAAATTGCTGAAGAGGCAAATGCGAATAATGTAGATGCATTTTTGTCTATTCACAGCAACGCTGTAGGAACAAATACCGGTACTAATTATCCTCTTTTATTGTTTCATGGAACTGATACAGAACCTACTGTAGCCGCAAGTATACCAATGGCTCAGGCAGCATGGCCCAGATTGATAGCAAATCAGTTGACACCATGGACAGCTTATACAACATCTTCAAACATCAGGGGTGATTTTTCTTTTTATGGAAACACTTCAGGCCTGGGCGTATTACGTCCTCTTACAGTCCCTGGTTTTTTGGCAGAATGTTCATTTCATGATTATGGACCGGAAGCGCATCGTTTGCTAAGCAAAGATTATAAGAAGCTGGATGCGGTAAGCTTACACCGTTATTTCTGTGATTATTTTCAGGTGGATCTACCTTCAACCGGAGTTATTGCAGGTTCAATAAAAGGATTTAATGAAAGAATTAAAAATTCTAAATATGTTTATAAAGTAGGTACTGACGACCAGTGGTTACCATTAAACGGAGCAAAAGTAAAATTAATGAATGCAGCAGGCGACTCTCTTGATTTATGCCAGGTAGATACACTCTATAATGGTATTTTTGCATTCTATAACTTGCAACCAGGATCTTATAAACTACACGTTGAAGCTGTAAATCATGAAGCAAAAGATACCACTGTAACAGTTACTGCTGCAACCACAACTTATACAAAAATGTGGCTTGTAAACCCAACTCTTCCTGTAGAAGAAGTTGTTTATGAAAATTATCCTACCCCAGTTCAGGAAGCTGGAATGGTAGCAATGAATCACTATAAATTCAATGCAGGCGAAGCTGCAAGTCCCGATTGGTTGCAGACCGGTAATATCAAAAAGGTACTTTACAGAAATGAGAAATTGTATGTATTAACCAAAGATCCTAAGATATTGGTGGTAGATGCAAAAACAACTCAGCTGATCAGGGAAATGAAACTAGACGGAGTAACAGGTGGAGCTCTGACTCTAAGCGATATAAACTTTTCAGCTGATGGTAAATTACTGGCATGTAATAAAGATACAATATCATCACCTGAAGAAAAAGGCAGATATTTCAAAGTATACGTATGGGATAATGACACAATAGCCCCATCGTTATTATTTAAAACTCAGGAGCAAGGTTATTGGTTCAACGGCATTATGGGAGAAACCTTTGCAGTAAGCGGCCCAGCTAAAAAATGTACAATATATGTTCCTTCTGTTACAACTGGTGTTGCTAAAGGCATTCGTGTTACCGGTTTCATATATGAAGAGGGAGCTCCTCTTGGGTCTAAATTTATGCTAGATACTAAATATTCAGAAGCTCTGTGGGGAAAGAATATGAAATTCACAATTTCTCCTTCCGGAGGAGACTACATTATAGTAGACGGCGAAAACATGCTACCTACTGAGTATAAATTTGACTGGACACTTGCAGATCGTTCAGCAATGATCAATAAAGGCGTATTTGCTGAAAAATCCGGTTATAATCTGAATCCTCTGGCAACAGGGAACTCTTTCTTCAGAAGTGCCGGGCATGTTTATATGGTTGCGCCAAATTGTAAGTCGGACTCTACTGCAGTAGGATGTGTTCTATTTGATGTAACAAATGGACTGAACAACGCAGTAAAAGTATCTGATTTCTTGCCGGGAGATGGATTAGGCACTACTCCTGCTACATACATGGCAGCTAGTGGTTATGCCACCGGATATGATCTGTCTATGATGGTATTAGCAGAAAAGCAAGGAATGACTCGTATGACAACTGTCGCAACCGGAGCCATAGCTGATATTTACGCCTCAGAACTTTCATCTTCTACAAATGAAAATGGATATTCACTAAAATTTACTTTAAATGAGAATGCAACAAACGTTGAGGCTATAATTTCTAATAATGAAGGCGTTCTTAAGACTATTAATGCAGGTGCAATGAGTAAAGGTGCACAATCCATATCTGTTGCTAAATCTGATTTGCCGCAAGGAACTTATTCTTGGAGCATAAAGGCTGTAGCTGATCCTGTAGATCGCCCAGTGAAAATCTCGGATAACTCAAAATCACAAATGCAATTCTACTCTCCAAGAGGCGTTGCTGTTGATAATTCCTTTAACAGCCCATTCTTCGGAAGAGTATATGCTACAGAAACTGCACCAGGAACAGTAACCAACAGAGCTACCAAAGATGGAGTGTATATTTTAAATGCAGCTTTGGAAGATGTTACCAGTCAAGGTGCTGCCAGTTATGCCGGCGGAGTAACATGGGGAGCGTCAAGCAGTCCTATGCGTTTATCTGTAGCAGAAGATGGAAGAGTTTTCATTAACGACTGGAGTGATGCACATCCGGGAGTTTGGATAATGGATCCTGCAAATCCTTCTTCTACATTTATTCCTGTATTTTCAGGACTTACAAAAGCTGCATCCGGACTTTCATCAAAAGATGGTGTAAATGTACATGGTTCCATTGTTCATTGCTGGGTAACAGGAACGAAAGAAGATACTAAACTTTATACTTTCGACGAAGATTATATAGATGCAACAGCCACAAGTGTAGGTAACCTTTTACAATATAACATCGGAACCTTGAGTACCCCATGGCAACAAGCTCCAAGCAAAGTGGTGTATGACGATGCTTTGAATGGTAACTTGCAACAAAACATGAATTCCTGTATAGCTCCTGATGGACGTGAAGGTTGGTGGATTTCTCAATATCGGGCTGAAGATGCCGCAACCATCCCCTCTTTGATCCATGTGGGAGTTGATGGTATGGTAGATTTTAATTCAGGCATAAATCCCTTATTAGTTGAAAATTCTGTTTCAGGTGGTATGGCTGTAAGCTATGATGGAAAAACATTAGCTATGGGTTGCAAAGACGAAGTAAAGATCTTCAATGTGTCATTCTCTGATAAAGGGATACCTACCTTAACAAAGCTTCATTCAATAAAACCTGCAATGGGAGCTAACTCTGCCGGACTTTCGATAGACCGTAGCGGTAATGTTTATGTAATTTCTAATACTTCAGAGAGATTAGGCGTATGGGCTTTACCTAAAGCTGATAATAGTTTTACTACACCTGCTCCCGAACAGTATAAATTAGTTGTGCTAAATACAGGAGAGATGAATGTCACTAAAGGAATAAATATTCGTTTGTACCCTAATCCTATAACAGACAAACTGATAATTGATTCACAGGATGAAGAGATCTTACAAATAGATATTTACGACATGAATGGCAGATCAATAATTCTGGAAAAAGCGGGCTCTACCCATGCAGAACTTAATGTAAGCAATTTGCAGAAAGGATTATATCTGATAAAGATACAAACTAAGGCAGGTGACTACAAACAAAAGATAATTAAGAAATAA
- a CDS encoding metallophosphoesterase family protein, producing the protein MKKNLILILLSVFTFLGGVDAQQLRFHKDGTFKIVQFTDTHVVPGKTESQNAIKLINETLDKEQPDLIVFTGDVVTGKPARKGWEMVLNPLARKGIPFCIVMGNHDAEQDLTRSEIADIVTATPHSLNKKDDKGLSDIALEIQSVKNGSTSAVLYCMDSNDYSKVDTVKGYGWFSFDQIQWYRHTSARFTQINGGKPLPALAFFHIALPEYKEAYKNERNNPVGIRLEDECPASVNSGMFTAMLESKDVMGVFVGHDHNNDYLASLYGIALGYGRFSGGKTTYIDIQNGARIITLKEGERDFSTFIRLQDGSEICKISFPGIFK; encoded by the coding sequence ATGAAAAAGAATCTGATATTAATTTTATTGAGCGTATTTACCTTCTTAGGAGGGGTTGATGCTCAGCAACTTCGTTTTCACAAAGACGGAACATTTAAGATAGTACAATTCACTGATACTCATGTAGTGCCTGGCAAAACCGAATCACAGAATGCTATTAAGTTGATTAATGAAACGCTGGACAAAGAACAACCTGATTTAATAGTCTTTACAGGTGATGTAGTGACAGGTAAACCAGCTCGTAAGGGATGGGAAATGGTGTTGAACCCGTTGGCTCGAAAAGGTATTCCATTTTGTATAGTAATGGGGAACCATGATGCTGAGCAGGATTTAACCCGCTCTGAAATAGCTGATATTGTAACTGCTACGCCTCACAGCCTGAATAAGAAAGACGACAAAGGGCTATCTGATATTGCATTGGAGATACAATCTGTCAAAAACGGGAGCACTTCCGCAGTGCTTTATTGCATGGATTCGAATGATTATTCAAAGGTAGACACTGTAAAAGGGTATGGCTGGTTTTCTTTCGACCAGATACAGTGGTATCGTCACACCAGTGCACGGTTTACTCAGATAAACGGTGGAAAGCCTCTTCCTGCTTTGGCTTTTTTCCATATTGCTTTACCAGAATATAAAGAAGCATACAAGAATGAACGGAACAATCCGGTAGGCATTCGTCTGGAAGATGAGTGCCCTGCATCAGTCAACTCTGGGATGTTTACTGCTATGTTGGAAAGTAAAGATGTGATGGGCGTTTTCGTGGGTCATGACCACAATAACGATTATCTGGCTTCCCTCTATGGCATTGCTCTTGGTTATGGAAGGTTTTCCGGTGGAAAAACAACCTACATTGATATTCAGAATGGCGCCCGCATCATTACCCTGAAAGAAGGTGAACGAGATTTTTCTACTTTTATACGTTTGCAGGATGGAAGTGAAATATGTAAAATCTCTTTTCCCGGAATCTTTAAGTAG
- a CDS encoding phosphatidylinositol-specific phospholipase C/glycerophosphodiester phosphodiesterase family protein has protein sequence MNIKKIGSILSFVVSFFFLIPMEAQTLVYTPEKNVHSHNDYMQNVPFYTAYSARCASIEADIFLRNGELLVAHEEKDIKNIRTLKALYLDPIRKEMSLNGGSGYPDGNGFQLMIDFKDDTKSTLKVLVKQLSEYQKCFDVSKNPAAVRVVISGYVLNPDEFKNYPSFISFDGFPNVCYTEEQSKRVPQISLSFEDLSHWNGVGELPHADYLKVKVTVDSIHALGKAARFWETPDTEDAWRTFIQLGVDFLNTDHPNKIADFLLNL, from the coding sequence ATGAATATTAAGAAGATAGGATCTATTTTATCTTTTGTGGTTTCGTTTTTCTTTTTGATTCCAATGGAGGCTCAAACGTTGGTATATACCCCTGAAAAGAATGTTCATTCTCACAATGACTATATGCAGAATGTACCCTTCTATACGGCCTATTCTGCAAGATGCGCTTCAATAGAAGCCGATATATTTCTTAGGAATGGAGAATTGTTGGTGGCTCATGAGGAGAAAGATATCAAAAATATCAGAACTTTAAAAGCTCTTTATCTGGATCCTATTAGAAAGGAGATGTCATTGAATGGTGGAAGTGGTTATCCTGATGGAAATGGATTTCAGCTTATGATCGATTTTAAGGATGATACAAAGTCTACCCTTAAGGTTCTGGTAAAACAGTTATCGGAATATCAGAAATGTTTTGATGTGTCTAAGAATCCCGCCGCAGTGCGGGTGGTTATCAGTGGATATGTACTCAATCCTGATGAATTCAAAAACTATCCATCCTTTATTTCTTTTGATGGCTTTCCCAATGTTTGTTATACTGAAGAGCAAAGTAAAAGGGTTCCCCAAATAAGTCTTTCTTTTGAAGATCTGAGCCATTGGAACGGAGTGGGGGAATTGCCTCATGCTGATTATTTAAAAGTAAAGGTAACAGTTGATTCTATTCATGCTTTAGGTAAGGCTGCTCGTTTTTGGGAAACTCCTGATACAGAAGATGCCTGGCGGACATTTATCCAACTCGGAGTGGACTTCTTAAATACTGACCATCCCAATAAGATTGCTGATTTCTTATTAAACTTATAA